Genomic window (Salvelinus namaycush isolate Seneca chromosome 10, SaNama_1.0, whole genome shotgun sequence):
ctagcggttagagcattgggcaagtaaccgaaaagttgctggtttgaatacctgagCCAACAATATTAAAAATCTGtttatgtgcccttgagcaaggcacataaCCCTCATTTTCTCCAGGGGTGCAGTACAaccatggctgaccctgtaaaacaacaacctatgtggtgtatgtgacaataaagcacaatttattttcaatgctgaattgaatgtcattgagaaaacataaAGGTGTTAATGTATTTTTTCCCGCATACGTTACCAGCAAAATTATCTGTAATATGATTACCATAATTTTGCTGGTAACGCAACTGATTACAGTTACCGTTTGTTTGTAATCAGATTACTCCCCAACTGCTGATCACAACCTACTATTCAGTTACCTCATCAATATAGTGAACTGACTCAAAAGTGATATGTGAAGTGATATTAGAATAAAATATAAAAGAGAAATACACTGTTTTAATATTGTGGTTTTGTTTTTTATTCAAATAACTTATAATTTTTTACAGTAAAAAACATCACAAATCAGATAACAGTAGAAATATATTGCACAGTTTTTCATCATTTGTTGGTCTTGTCAAACAAAATATTTAACACAGAgacaacagaacagagtagaaacaAATCAATAGAATAAATACTCAGTTCCCATAAGCATTAAAAAAACATGTAGAAAACATGCCTAGTCATGAACACAGTGTTAGACATTGATGCAGTAGACTGGGACACTGTAACAGTGTGTCTTTGATTGCAAATGTCCAACTTGTCAATGCAAATTGTCAATGCATCCTTTATCACCCTTCCTTCAGCCCACTCTGTGTCTCTGTACATTCACTGATGATAGTCGACATCATGTGTTGATATTGCCATCACAGTTCTTGTTCAAGTTTCAACTTCCGTCCTCATGGGGTAtcacttttctctttctctcctttagAGCTTTATGGTGATTGACTCTCATCATCTTTCAGAGTAGCTGGCACCAGAACCTCTGGTTCATGACGAGACAGTCGTCCATCTGTACAATTCCCGTCTTGAGGCTTCACGCACGGTCAATGCTCAAGGGCGATGCATTCCTTTTCTATTTAAAATTTTAGACGACCACAGTAGGTCCTTTATTACTAATTCACGCCTTCTTGGAGATGGATGTGCACTTGGCACGGAGCTGGCTGATCAGGTCTTTGTAAGCCGGGGAACGAAGGAAGCGAGGGTAGCAGTCCTTGGCCATGAGAAGGTAGATCCTATGCTGGGCCATGTCGAAACAGGATGTAGATGGATCTTTCAGGTTGGCCCTGGTGATGTCACGAGTCTCATGGTCAATGTTCAcctggagagagaatggagagagggaggttagTCATCTGCTGCAGTCTGAATGAAGGTTTTTTAATATCACTTTTGAGTTATAATTAAGATTATTGAACGTGGGATGCTATGGAAATTCCAGAGGTCAGGGAGAGTAAAGTAAGCTGTTGAGGGATGCATACCTCTCGGGGTGCGTCGGTGCAGATGAACTCATCGTAGATTCTCTGGGCTTTCACCGCCAGCTTGGCAGCAGACTTAGTGCTCCTGAAGTCCTCACAGGCAACGTAGAACGCAATGTTCTCCTCACTGAACTCTGACACCAGGAAAGCTGTAAAGGCCATCAGTCCAtctgatagagaaagagag
Coding sequences:
- the LOC120054518 gene encoding regulator of G-protein signaling 5-like isoform X2 translates to MCKGLALLPTTCLERAKELKAKLGSFLQKPDWSLASCKIGKTRPTLEQCMRWKESFEKLLSNKHGLMAFTAFLVSEFSEENIAFYVACEDFRSTKSAAKLAVKAQRIYDEFICTDAPREVSLQVNIDHETRDITRANLKDPSTSCFDMAQHRIYLLMAKDCYPRFLRSPAYKDLISQLRAKCTSISKKA
- the LOC120054518 gene encoding regulator of G-protein signaling 5-like isoform X1, translating into MCKGLALLPTTCLERAKELKAKLGSFLQKPDWSLASCKIGKTRPTLEQCMRWKESFEKLLSNKHGLMAFTAFLVSEFSEENIAFYVACEDFRSTKSAAKLAVKAQRIYDEFICTDAPREVNIDHETRDITRANLKDPSTSCFDMAQHRIYLLMAKDCYPRFLRSPAYKDLISQLRAKCTSISKKA